A single genomic interval of Pyrus communis chromosome 7, drPyrComm1.1, whole genome shotgun sequence harbors:
- the LOC137739935 gene encoding uncharacterized protein isoform X1 codes for MDATEQDFMNLSDRGSVKVKMGKQPDLGSENSEDTNTSSTKKKARVIKVATIQASQAIQSNMAQENSSASDDLHLNVDDFYFSALFDDETYDESEPVSDSKYAQELQFQEALMSSSAVTSQSTHNDGSSSSSSSATIQATQAIQSNPIHEILFPIQDTQESGESSSPQPSTQILCGICFEMKEADEMFRNEGCVHSFCSDCITKHVASKIQANIHVVSCPSLDCRAVLELDACMPMLPKEVIERWNDALCEAMVLGAPQPSTQILCGICFEMKEADEMFRNEGCVHSFCSDCITKHVASKIQANIHVVSCPSLDCRAVLELDACMPMLPKEVIERWNDALCEAMVLGAQRLYCPFRDCSTVLMIDNEGEEATRESECPICHRLFCARCQIPWHPGVDCEEFQRLNESERGRADLMVKELAKQKKWKRCPRCKYYVEKTQGCLHITCRCQYHFCYACGAEWTSTHGGCQ; via the exons ATGGATGCTACAGAGCAAGATTTTATGAACCTTAGTGATAGAGGGTCAGTAAAAGTTAAAATGGGAAAACAACCTGATCTTGGAAGTGAAAACTCAGAAGATACAAATACAAGTTCCACAAAGAAAAAGGCTAGAGTGATCAAAGTAG CAACAATCCAAGCATCCCAAGCAATCCAATCCAACATGGCACAAGAGAACTCATCAGCGTCTGATGATCTTCATCTGAATGTAGATGATTTCTACTTTTCCGCACTCTTTGATGATGAAACTTATGACGAGTCTGAGCCAGTTTCAGATTCCAAGTACGCACAAGAGTTGCAGTTCCAAGAGGCTCTAATGTCCTCTTCTGCAGTCACCTCCCAATCAACGCACAATGAtggttcctcttcctcttcatcatcAGCAACAATCCAAGCAACCCAAGCAATCCAATCCAACCCAATCCATGAAATCCTATTCCCAATTCAGGACACGCAAGAGTCTGGTGAATCATCGTCACCACAACCATCTACACAAATCCTTTGTGGGATTTGTTTTGAAATGAAAGAGGCTGACGAGATGTTTCGAAATGAGGGATGCGTTCACTCCTTCTGCTCTGACTGCATAACCAAGCATGTAGCATCCAAAATCCAAGCAAACATTCACGTAGTTTCGTGCCCCAGCTTGGACTGCAGGGCTGTGCTGGAACTTGATGCCTGTATGCCAATGCTTCCCAAAGAAGTCATAGAAAGGTGGAATGATGCCCTTTGTGAAGCTATGGTTTTAGGGGCACCACAACCATCAACACAAATCCTTTGTGGGATTTGTTTTGAAATGAAAGAGGCTGACGAGATGTTTCGAAATGAGGGATGTGTTCACTCCTTCTGCTCTGACTGCATAACCAAGCATGTAGCATCCAAAATCCAAGCAAACATTCACGTAGTTTCGTGCCCAAGCTTGGACTGCAGGGCTGTGCTGGAACTTGATGCCTGTATGCCAATGCTTCCCAAAGAAGTCATAGAAAGGTGGAATGATGCCCTTTGTGAAGCTATGGTTTTAGGGGCACAAAGACTCTACTGTCCATTCAGGGACTGCTCAACGGTTTTGATGATCGACAACGAAGGTGAGGAGGCTACAAGAGAGTCGGAGTGTCCCATTTGCCATAGACTGTTCTGTGCACGATGTCAAATCCCTTGGCATCCAGGAGTTGATTGTGAGGAGTTTCAGAGGCTTAACGAGAGCGAGCGAGGGAGGGCGGATCTTATGGTTAAGGAACTTGCAAAGCAGAAGAAGTGGAAGCGGTGCCCTAGGTGCAAATATTATGTGGAGAAGACTCAAGGTTGTTTGCATATTACTTGCAG GTGCCAATACCACTTCTGCTATGCATGTGGAGCAGAATGGACAAGTACTCATGGTGGTTGCCAGTGA
- the LOC137739935 gene encoding ATP-dependent RNA helicase DEAH12, chloroplastic-like isoform X2, translated as MAQENSSASDDLHLNVDDFYFSALFDDETYDESEPVSDSKYAQELQFQEALMSSSAVTSQSTHNDGSSSSSSSATIQATQAIQSNPIHEILFPIQDTQESGESSSPQPSTQILCGICFEMKEADEMFRNEGCVHSFCSDCITKHVASKIQANIHVVSCPSLDCRAVLELDACMPMLPKEVIERWNDALCEAMVLGAPQPSTQILCGICFEMKEADEMFRNEGCVHSFCSDCITKHVASKIQANIHVVSCPSLDCRAVLELDACMPMLPKEVIERWNDALCEAMVLGAQRLYCPFRDCSTVLMIDNEGEEATRESECPICHRLFCARCQIPWHPGVDCEEFQRLNESERGRADLMVKELAKQKKWKRCPRCKYYVEKTQGCLHITCRCQYHFCYACGAEWTSTHGGCQ; from the exons ATGGCACAAGAGAACTCATCAGCGTCTGATGATCTTCATCTGAATGTAGATGATTTCTACTTTTCCGCACTCTTTGATGATGAAACTTATGACGAGTCTGAGCCAGTTTCAGATTCCAAGTACGCACAAGAGTTGCAGTTCCAAGAGGCTCTAATGTCCTCTTCTGCAGTCACCTCCCAATCAACGCACAATGAtggttcctcttcctcttcatcatcAGCAACAATCCAAGCAACCCAAGCAATCCAATCCAACCCAATCCATGAAATCCTATTCCCAATTCAGGACACGCAAGAGTCTGGTGAATCATCGTCACCACAACCATCTACACAAATCCTTTGTGGGATTTGTTTTGAAATGAAAGAGGCTGACGAGATGTTTCGAAATGAGGGATGCGTTCACTCCTTCTGCTCTGACTGCATAACCAAGCATGTAGCATCCAAAATCCAAGCAAACATTCACGTAGTTTCGTGCCCCAGCTTGGACTGCAGGGCTGTGCTGGAACTTGATGCCTGTATGCCAATGCTTCCCAAAGAAGTCATAGAAAGGTGGAATGATGCCCTTTGTGAAGCTATGGTTTTAGGGGCACCACAACCATCAACACAAATCCTTTGTGGGATTTGTTTTGAAATGAAAGAGGCTGACGAGATGTTTCGAAATGAGGGATGTGTTCACTCCTTCTGCTCTGACTGCATAACCAAGCATGTAGCATCCAAAATCCAAGCAAACATTCACGTAGTTTCGTGCCCAAGCTTGGACTGCAGGGCTGTGCTGGAACTTGATGCCTGTATGCCAATGCTTCCCAAAGAAGTCATAGAAAGGTGGAATGATGCCCTTTGTGAAGCTATGGTTTTAGGGGCACAAAGACTCTACTGTCCATTCAGGGACTGCTCAACGGTTTTGATGATCGACAACGAAGGTGAGGAGGCTACAAGAGAGTCGGAGTGTCCCATTTGCCATAGACTGTTCTGTGCACGATGTCAAATCCCTTGGCATCCAGGAGTTGATTGTGAGGAGTTTCAGAGGCTTAACGAGAGCGAGCGAGGGAGGGCGGATCTTATGGTTAAGGAACTTGCAAAGCAGAAGAAGTGGAAGCGGTGCCCTAGGTGCAAATATTATGTGGAGAAGACTCAAGGTTGTTTGCATATTACTTGCAG GTGCCAATACCACTTCTGCTATGCATGTGGAGCAGAATGGACAAGTACTCATGGTGGTTGCCAGTGA